The Sesamum indicum cultivar Zhongzhi No. 13 linkage group LG6, S_indicum_v1.0, whole genome shotgun sequence genome has a segment encoding these proteins:
- the LOC105163941 gene encoding ubiquitin-activating enzyme E1 1 (The sequence of the model RefSeq protein was modified relative to this genomic sequence to represent the inferred CDS: added 27 bases not found in genome assembly), producing the protein MLPRKRPGEGEAVNEGNSQSVLKKHRISSSTDSKNNQESNSSGTGSLVVGNSNSNSNKSCGEQTITEMAFDDGNPRDIDEDLHSRQLAVYGRETMRRLFASNVLVSGMQGLGVEIAKNLILAGVKSVTLHDEGTVELWDMSSNFVFSEKDLGKNRALASMQKLQELNNAVAISTLTTKLTKEQLSDFQAVVFTDINLESAIEFNEYCHNHQPPIAFIKTEVRGLFGSAFCDFGPEFTVFDVDGEEPHTGIIASISNDNPALVACVDDERLEFQDGDLVVFSEIQGMTQLNDGKPRKIKNARPYSFTLDEDTTKFGTYERGGIVTQVKEPKILNFKPLKEAIKDPGDFLLSDFSKFDRPPLLHLAFQSLDKFVSELGRFPTAGSEEDAQRLISITSDINEGLGDGKLDDINPKLLRHFAFGARAVLNPMAAMFGGIVGQEVVKACSGKFHPLFQFFYFDSLESLPTEPLDPSDLRPLNSRYDAQISVFGSKFQKKLEDAKVFVVGSGALGCEFLKNLALMGVSCGKHGKLTVTDDDVIEKSNLSRQFLFRDWNIGQPKSTVAASAASSINPLLHIEALQNRVGPETENVFNDAFWENLNVVINALDNVNARLYVDQRCLYFQKPLLESGTLGAKCNTQMVIPHLTENYGASRDPPEKQAPMCTVHSFPHNIDHCLTWARSEFEGLLEKTPAEVNAYLSNPSEYTSAMRNAGDAQARDNLERVIECLDRERCESFQDCITWARMKFEDYFANRVKQLTFTFPEDAATSTGAPFWSAPKRFPRPLQFSVTDPSHLHFIMAASILRAETFGVPVPDWVKHPKKLAEAVDKVIVPDFQPKKNVKIVTDEKATSLATASVDDSAVINELIMKLEQCRKTLPPNFRMKPIQFEKDDDTNYHMDLIAALANMRARNYSIPEVDKLKAKFIAGRIIPAIATSTAMATGLVCLELYKVIDGSHKLEDYRNTFANLALPLFSMAEPVPPKVVKHQNMSWTVWDRWIIKGNPTLRELLQWLADKGLNAYSISFGSCLLYNSMFPRHKERMDKKVADLARDVAKVELPPYRDHLDVVVACEDDEDNDVDIPQISVYFR; encoded by the exons ATGCTTCCTAGAAAGAGACCAGGGGAAGGCGAGGCTGTTAACGAAGGCAATTCCCAGAGTGTTCTCAAGAAGCATCGCATCAGTTCCTCCACCGATAGCAAGAATAATCAGGAGAGTAATAGCAGTGGAACTGGTAGCCTTGTCGTAGGGAACAGCAACAGTAACAGCAACAAAAGCTGCGGGGAACAAACAATCACGGAGATGGCCTTTGATGATGGAAATCCGCGTGATATCGATGAGGATCTCCACAGCCGGCAGCTTGCAGTGTATGGGCGAGAAACGATGCGGCGGCTCTTTGCATCTAACGTTCTTGTGTCTGGAATGCAGGGCCTTGGAGTTGAGATTG CTAAGAATCTAATTCTTGCTGGTGTGAAGTCTGTGACATTGCATGATGAAGGGACTGTGGAGTTGTGGGATATGTCCAGTAACTTTGTTTTCTCAGAAAAGGATTTGGGTAAAAACAGGGCACTTGCTTCAATGCAGAAGCTACAAGAACTTAACAATGCTGTGGCTATATCGACTTTGACTACGAAGTTGACTAAAGAACAACTTTCTGATTTCCAG GCTGTCGTTTTTACTGACATCAATTTAGAGAGTGCAATTGAGTTTAATGAATACTGCCACAATCATCAGCCTCCTATTGCTTTTATTAAGACAGAAGTAAGAGGCCTTTTTGGTAGTGCATTTTGTGATTTCGGACCTGAGTTCACTGTCTTTGATGTCGATGGTGAGGAACCCCATACAGGTATCATTGCATCTATTAGTAATGACAACCCAGCTCTTGTGGCATGTGTGGACGATGAAAGGTTGGAGTTTCAGGATGGGGATCTTGTTGTGTTCTCAGAAATTCAGGGAATGACCCAACTCAATGATGGAAAGCcgagaaagataaaaaatgcacGTCCTTACTCTTTCACCCTTGATGAAGATACAACTAAATTTGGTACATATGAGAGAGGTGGTATTGTAACCCAAGTAAAGGAGCCTAAGATTTTGAACTTCAAGCCACTGAAGGAAGCAATCAAAGATCCTggtgattttcttctttctgaTTTCTCTAAGTTCGACAGGCCACCTCTCTTGCATTTGGCATTCCAATCACTAGATAAGTTTGTGTCTGAACTCGGGCGCTTCCCGACTGCTGGGAGTGAAGAGGATGCTCAAAGGTTGATTTCTATAACCAGTGACATAAATGAGGGTCTAGGTGATGGGAAGCTGGATGATATAAATCCAAAACTTCTCAGACACTTTGCTTTTGGTGCCCGAGCTGTACTGAATCCAATGGCTGCCATGTTTGGTGGCATTGTTGGGCAGGAGGTTGTGAAGGCCTGCTCTGGGAAGTTTCATCCTCTTTTTCAG TTCTTCTACTTTGACTCACTAGAATCTCTTCCTACCGAGCCCTTAGATCCTAGTGATTTGAGACCTTTAAATAGCCGTTACGATGCCCAGATTTCAGTCTTTGGGTCTAAGTTTCAAAAGAAACTAGAAGATGCAAAGGTTTTTGTTGTCGGGTCTGGTGCTCTTGGGTGTGAGTTCCTTAAGAATTTAGCTCTAATGGGAGTTTCATGTGGAAAACATGGAAAGCTGACAGTTACCGATGACGATGTAATAGAGAAGAGTAACTTAAGCAGGCAGTTCCTCTTTCGAGATTGGAATATTGGGCAGCCAAAATCCACTGTTGCTGCTTCTGCTGCTTCATCAATTAATCCTCTTCTACACATAGAAGCTTTGCAGAATCGCGTGGGCCCTGAGACAGAGAATGTTTTTAATGATGCCTTCTGGGAGAATCTCAATGTTGTGATCAATGCCCTTGACAATGTAAATGCCAGACTTTATGTTGACCAGAGATGCTTGTATTTCCAAAAACCACTTCTTGAGTCTGGGACATTAGGTGCCAAATGCAATACGCAAATGGTTATTCCCCATCTGACAGAAAATTATGGTGCTTCCCGGGATCCCCCTGAAAAACAAGCACCCATGTGTACTGTGCACTCTTTC TGGGCGCGGTCGGAATTTGAGGGCTTGCTTGAAAAGACACCTGCCGAAGTAAATGCCTATCTTTCTAACCCTAGTGAGTATACATCTGCAATGAGAAATGCTGGGGATGCTCAAGCCAGGGACAATTTAGAACGCGTAATTGAGTGCCTTGACAGGGAGCGTTGTGAATCATTTCAAGATTGTATTACATGGGCTCGTATGAA GTTTGAAGATTATTTCGCAAACAGGGTGAAGCAGTTGACTTTCACCTTCCCTGAAGATGCTGCAACCAGTACTGGTGCACCTTTCTGGTCAGCACCAAAGCGATTTCCTCGTCCCCTGCAGTTTTCCGTTACTGATCCCAGCCATCTTCATTTTATTATGGCTGCATCCATACTGCGTGCTGAGACATTTGGCGTTCCTGTACCTGACTGGGTGAAGCACCCCAAGAAATTGGCGGAGGCTGTTGATAAAGTCATTGTTCCTGATTTTCAACCAAAAAAGAATGTGAAAATTGTTACTGATGAGAAAGCTACTAGTCTTGCTACTGCTTCTGTGGATGATTCTGCTGTTatcaatgaattaattatgaagCTGGAGCAATGTCGGAAGACTTTACCACCAAACTTCAGGATGAAACCTATTCAGTTTGAAAAG GACGACGATACAAATTACCACATGGATCTAATAGCAGCACTTGCTAACATGAGGGCAAGGAATTACAGCATTCCTGAAGTTGATAAGCTGAAAGCGAAGTTCATAGCTGGGAGGATTATTCCAGCCATTGCAACTTCAACAGCAATGGCCACCGGTTTAGTCTGCCTTGAGCTATATAAAGTAATTGATGGGTCTCACAAGTTAGAAGACTACCGTAACACATTTGCTAACCTAGCTCTACCATTATTCTCCATGGCTGAACCAGTGCCACCCAAGGTTGTCAAGCACCAGAACATGAGCTGGACCGTATGGGACCGATGGATCATAAAAGGTAATCCCACTTTGAGGGAACTGCTCCAATGGCTTGCAGACAAGGGCCTGAATGCTTATAGCATTTCTTTTGGAAGTTGTCTGCTCTATAATAGCATGTTCCCTCGGCACAAAGAGCGTATGGACAAGAAGGTTGCTGACCTAGCAAGGGATGTGGCCAAGGTAGAGCTACCACCATACCGCGATCACCTGGATGTTGTTGTAGCATGTGAGGATGACGAAGataatgatgttgatattCCTCAGATATCCGTTTACTTCCGCTGA
- the LOC105163938 gene encoding transcription initiation factor TFIID subunit 15b, translated as MSGMYGQEGDGSGAPPMGGGGGYGGSEGGGYGGYGSGGAGYGGNSGGGGGYGNRGGGSGGYGGRGGGGGGYGGNRGDRGGGYQGDRGGGYQGDRGGRGGGRGGSRGGGSGREGDWRCPNQSCGNLNFARRTECNKCGAPSPAGSDDRGGRGGGGYNRGGRGGSYDNNRGRGNHYDSGSGRSGNGYDGGNGRGGSYGGNQGRDDGGYGQGPPVAPPSYGGSSGSYAPPPNAYGGNPSYAPDAVPPPTSYTGGPASYPPSYGAPTGYGGDYLGDSRGSGRGGQTGGYGGGPRNPGGYGGSPAEASEKVKQCDENCGDSCDNSRIYISNLPPDVTIEELRELFGSIGQVARIKQKRGYKDQWPWSIKIYTDEQGNNKGDAVLSYEDPSAAHSAGGFFNMHDLRGYKISVSMAEKSAPKAPAYGSGGGGRGNYGRRDNYRDGGSSGPDRNYHGGNRARPY; from the exons ATGTCTGGTATGTACGGTCAAGAAGGTGATGGATCTGGCGCACCGCCTATGGGTGGAGGCGGAGGTTATGGTGGCTCTGAAGGCGGTGGATACGGAGGTTATGGAAGTGGTGGGGCTGGATATGGCGGAAATAGTGGCGGTGGCGGAGGGTATGGGAACCGGGGAGGTGGTAGTGGTGGCTACGGTGGAAGAGGAGGCGGCGGGGGCGGATACGGCGGTAATCGAG gagaCCGTGGCGGTGGTTACCAAGGTGACCGTGGAGGTGGTTACCAAGGAGACCGTGGCGGACGCGGGGGCGGCAGGGGAGGCAGCCGTGGTGGTGGAAGCGGCAGAGAAGGTGATTGGCGTTGCCCTAATCAAAG CTGCGGGAATTTGAACTTTGCCAGAAGAACTGAGTGTAACAAATGCGGTGCACCATCTCCAGCTGGTAGTGATGATCGTGGGGGTAGAGGTGGTGGCGGTTATAACAGAGGTGGAAGGGGTGGTAGTTATGATAACAATCGAGGTAGAGGTAACCACTATGATAGTGGCAGTGGTCGGAGTGGGAATGGTTATGATGGTGGGAATGGCAGAGGTGGTTCTTATGGTGGTAATCAAGGAAGGGATGATGGTGGTTATGGACAGGGTCCTCCGGTTGCTCCCCCATCTTATGGTGGTTCTAGTGGAAGTTATGCACCACCTCCTAATGCATATGGTGGGAACCCCAGTTATGCGCCTGATGCAGTTCCTCCACCCACGAGCTATACTGGGGGGCCTGCTTCATATCCTCCATCATATGGTGCTCCTACTGGTTACGGTGGTGATTATCTTGGTGATAGTCGTGGCAGTGGACGAGGTGGTCAAACTGGTGGGTATGGTGGAGGTCCTCGAAACCCAGGAGGTTATGGTGGTTCTCCAGCCGAGGCTTCTGAAAAAGTCAAGCAGTGTGATGAAAATTGTGGGGATTCCTGTGATAACTCgagaatttatatatcaaatttgccTCCAGATGTCACTATTGAGGAGCTTAGAGAACTTTTTGGAAGTATTGGCCAA GTTGCAAGAATCAAACAAAAGCGGGGCTACAAGGATCAATGGCCCTGGAGCATCAAAATATATACCGATGAACAAGGAAACAACAAAGGAGATGCAGTTTTGTCTTATGAAGATCCATCTGCTGCACATTCTGCTGGTGGTTTTTTCAATA TGCATGATTTGAGAGGATACAAAATTAGCGTTTCAATGGCTGAGAAGTCTGCTCCAAAGGCTCCTGCATATGGTTCTGG CGGCGGTGGTAGAGGCAATTATGGGAGGAGAGACAACTACAGAGATGGTGGTTCTTCTGGTCCAGATAGAAATTATCATGGTGGAAACCGTGCACGGCCATACTAA
- the LOC105163942 gene encoding uncharacterized protein At5g39865, giving the protein MWLRRSKSKSRIHNAPPLKFACSSFKDIESLVSGDGFVAAGAECTLFSPTQPSICHRSRSVKPILRTLSHPTLPLIDAPGEGTEPDIRIPGAEKTVVVYFTSLRVVRRTFEDCKTVRSILRGFRVSIDERDLSMDSRFMAELQKILGQSEKSKLALPRVFIGGRYIGGVEEVRRLHESGELKKYVEGLPAAEPGTCEACGGHRFILCLECSGSHKCYNEKAGFRSCTSCNENGLVRCPSCSSAPQ; this is encoded by the coding sequence ATGTGGCTTAGACGATCCAAATCAAAATCTCGGATCCACAACGCGCCGCCCCTCAAATTTGCCTGCAGTTCCTTCAAGGATATCGAAAGCCTCGTCTCCGGTGACGGGTTCGTCGCCGCCGGGGCCGAATGTACTCTTTTTTCCCCTACACAGCCTTCCATTTGCCACCGGAGCCGCAGCGTCAAGCCCATCCTCCGCACTCTATCCCATCCTACATTACCACTAATTGACGCGCCCGGGGAAGGAACCGAGCCCGATATTCGGATCCCAGGTGCGGAGAAAACTGTAGTGGTGTATTTCACAAGCCTTCGGGTCGTTCGCCGCACCTTCGAGGACTGCAAGACCGTCCGATCCATCCTACGCGGCTTCCGCGTGTCGATTGACGAACGGGATCTTTCAATGGACTCGAGGTTCATGGCCGAGCTGCAGAAGATCCTGGGTCAGTCGGAAAAGTCCAAATTGGCCCTACCCAGGGTCTTCATCGGTGGCAGGTACATCGGCGGGGTGGAGGAAGTGCGGCGTCTCCACGAGAGCGGCGAGCTGAAGAAGTACGTGGAGGGGCTACCGGCCGCGGAGCCCGGTACATGCGAGGCGTGTGGGGGTCACAGATTTATATTATGCCTAGAGTGCAGCGGAAGCCACAAATGCTACAACGAGAAAGCTGGCTTCAGGAGTTGTACCTCATGCAATGAGAATGGTCTAGTCAGGTGCCCCTCTTGTTCCTCTGCACCCCAATGA
- the LOC105163939 gene encoding glucan endo-1,3-beta-glucosidase 9, translating into MASQSLKSTPILQLLSLSLIISLSALAEVEGLGVNWGTAASHPLPPQKVVELLKANNIGKVKLFDANPLVLQSLSGSNIHVTVGVPNSMLRSLNSSLKAAESWVHDNLTRFVSDGASRVLIDYVAVGDEPFLQSYGEQFYPFVVGAAANIQMALFKANLAEKVKVVAPCSFDAFLSESGLPSKARFRPDVNRTMIELLRFLNRHHSPFFVTISPFESYHENKNFSLDFALFREAAHARNDSHNTYKNGFDLSYDTIISALSTAGFPQVDIVIGQIGWPTDGAPNATPSLAQEFMRGLIDHLHSRSTKSSKRQLPAEIYILSLLDEDKRSIATGNFERHWGVFTFDGQAKYQVDLGQGSRKLVNVRDVQYLSPKWCVVNNNKDLLNTTALALDACAAADCTAISPGGSCFNLSWPGNISYAFNSFYQQHDQNPESCDFAGLGLITTVDPSVDGCRFFVGLRTSLSISLQNSARFCSIISPMVTAFLWLLNQR; encoded by the exons ATGGCTTCACAGAGCCTCAAATCCACACCCATTTTGCAGTTACTCTCCCTGTCACTAATCATATCCCTTTCCGCCTTGGCAGAGGTTGAAGGATTGGGCGTGAACTGGGGCACGGCGGCGTCGCACCCTCTGCCGCCGCAGAAAGTGGTGGAGCTGCTGAAAGCAAACAACATTGGGAAGGTGAAGCTTTTCGACGCCAACCCACTTGTCCTGCAGTCTCTTTCCGGTTCCAATATTCACGTTACTGTAGGCGTCCCGAATTCCATGCTCCGCAGTCTCAACTCTTCTTTGAAGGCTGCTGAGAGCTGGGTCCACGATAATCTCACCCGCTTTGTGTCTGATGGCGCCTCCAGGGTTCTCATTGA TTATGTTGCTGTTGGAGATGAGCCTTTCCTTCAAAGTTATGGTGAGCAATTCTATCCCTTCGTTGTTGGAGCAGCTGCCAACATTCAAATGGCTTTGTTCAAGGCCAACTTGGCTGAAAAGGTGAAAGTTGTAGCTCCCTGCAGTTTTGATGCTTTCCTATCAGAATCTGGCCTGCCATCAAAAGCACGATTCAGGCCTGATGTCAACAGAACCATGATTGAGCTCCTCAGATTTCTGAACAGACATCACTCTCCTTTTTTTGTAACCATATCTCCATTCGAGAGTTACCATGAAAACAAGAACTTTTCTCTGGATTTTGCTCTTTTCAGAGAAGCAGCACACGCCCGAAACGATAGTCACAATACCTATAAAAATGGCTTCGACTTGAGCTATGATACCATCATCTCAGCACTATCTACTGCTGGATTTCCCCAAGTAGACATAGTCATTGGTCAGATCGGTTGGCCTACAGATGGCGCTCCAAATGCTACTCCTTCTCTTGCCCAAGAATTTATGAGAGGCTTGATCGACCACCTCCATAGCAGATCAACAAAATCTTCAAAGCGCCAATTGCCGGCAGAAATATACATTCTCAGCCTTTTAGATGAAGATAAAAGAAGCATAGCCACTGGAAACTTTGAGAGGCACTGGGGCGTGTTCACTTTTGATGGCCAAGCTAAGTATCAAGTTGATCTCGGCCAGGGTTCAAGAAAACTGGTGAATGTACGAGATGTTCAATACCTTTCTCCCAAATGGTGTGTGGTAAACAACAACAAAGACTTATTGAACACAACTGCACTTGCTTTAGATGCATGTGCTGCTGCCGATTGCACAGCCATCTCACCTGGCGGCTCCTGTTTCAACCTCAGTTGGCCTGGAAATATTTCTTATGCATTTAACAGTTTCTACCAGCAGCACGATCAGAATCCAGAGAGTTGTGATTTTGCAGGCTTGGGATTGATTACCACTGTTGACCCATCAGTAGATGGCTGCAGGTTCTTCGTCGGATTAAGGACATCCCTTTCAATTTCCTTACAGAATTCTGCACGTTTCTGTTCGATAATTTCACCAATGGTGACTGCATTCTTGTGGTTACTAAATCAAAGATGA